From Pseudobdellovibrionaceae bacterium, a single genomic window includes:
- a CDS encoding OmpA family protein, producing the protein MKTIIMAFAVLTLAFSVTNCASKKKSGDTSVLEPDGGDPLSQGGVLDASGMNDQALNPSAAGSDAGAIPGLYTVNFPYDGSNLTDDAKQKLASNAEWMNANPNVKVQVEGHCDERGSIEYNLALGERRAKAVKNYLVSLGVSSKQLVTISYGEERLLSYGDTEGDHSKNRRANFLPLQ; encoded by the coding sequence ATGAAAACTATCATCATGGCTTTTGCAGTATTGACTCTAGCCTTTTCCGTAACAAATTGTGCAAGTAAGAAGAAATCAGGCGACACTTCTGTTCTTGAGCCAGATGGTGGTGATCCACTATCTCAAGGTGGAGTTCTTGATGCGTCAGGAATGAACGATCAAGCTCTTAACCCAAGTGCAGCAGGTAGTGATGCGGGTGCGATTCCTGGTCTCTATACTGTGAACTTTCCTTATGACGGTTCCAACCTGACTGACGATGCTAAGCAAAAATTAGCTTCTAATGCAGAGTGGATGAACGCGAACCCTAACGTTAAAGTGCAAGTAGAAGGTCACTGTGACGAAAGAGGTTCTATTGAGTACAACTTGGCTTTAGGTGAAAGACGTGCAAAGGCCGTTAAGAATTACCTTGTCAGCTTAGGTGTAAGCTCAAAACAGCTTGTCACAATCAGCTATGGTGAAGAGCGTCTATTGTCTTATGGCGACACAGAAGGTGATCACTCTAAAAATAGACGTGCGAACTTCTTGCCACTTCAGTAA
- a CDS encoding tetratricopeptide repeat protein — translation MKHLTQTASLYALLLGSLFFMSGCLVLRSEMSPNAPVNPQKHRQSPQESKLQKEKAELELKLKNYDEQFRELLGRIEEMEAKASTQGDAASQDKVKDLEAALSEMVGQQEALKKEIAELRASGAKASTAESKKAAATGDLAVADKHFSTGNWSAAIEEFQKYRELNPKSTEIPLVTYKIGVCFQELGMKSEAKTFYNSVIKRFPNDRAAKFAKFRLDSL, via the coding sequence ATGAAACACTTAACTCAAACTGCATCTTTATACGCACTTCTTTTGGGAAGTTTATTTTTTATGTCAGGATGTTTGGTTTTACGTTCAGAAATGTCTCCCAATGCTCCTGTGAATCCACAAAAGCATCGACAATCTCCTCAAGAGTCCAAGTTGCAAAAAGAAAAGGCAGAACTGGAACTGAAACTTAAAAATTATGATGAACAGTTTCGTGAACTCTTGGGACGTATCGAAGAGATGGAAGCCAAAGCAAGCACCCAAGGGGACGCAGCCTCTCAAGATAAAGTGAAAGACCTCGAAGCCGCCTTAAGTGAAATGGTGGGGCAGCAAGAGGCGTTGAAAAAAGAGATTGCAGAATTGAGAGCTTCTGGGGCTAAAGCTTCTACAGCAGAGTCCAAGAAGGCTGCAGCAACAGGGGATCTTGCGGTGGCAGATAAGCACTTTTCTACAGGGAATTGGTCTGCGGCCATTGAAGAGTTCCAGAAATACAGAGAATTAAACCCTAAATCTACGGAAATTCCGCTGGTCACTTATAAAATTGGCGTGTGTTTTCAAGAATTAGGGATGAAGAGCGAGGCGAAGACCTTTTATAACTCGGTCATCAAAAGATTTCCTAACGATCGCGCCGCTAAGTTTGCCAAATTCCGCCTAGATAGTTTATAG